TAGCGTGCGACAGTTTTGTGCCCAATGCCATATCAGAGCCTTACTGGCTTCCGAGCGCTGCGCTGCCACACTCGACAGAAGACCGGGGCGGTGGTGCTCATCAGGGCATTGATCAAGATGCTTCCGGGCTGTCAGCTTTCGGGCTGTCGGCTTTCGGGCTATCGCGACCCAGGCGCGACAGCCGCACGTCTACCGTTACCGTCAACGATTCCAGCGCCGCGGCCTTTTCGCGGCCTTCGGCGCTGGTGCGATACAGGTGCGGGGTCATCGCCAGCAGGTCGGCGATGGCATCAACACTCTCCAGCTCTAGCGAATAGCGAATGCTCTCTGTGGCCAAGGGCGTGAACCCTTCAGGCGCCTGGGGCTCCTCCGCGCTCTCCGGCTTCAGGCTCGGGTAGATGACCTCGCGCAGTTCCCGCAGGTGATCCGGCCCGGCCTCGACCATCAGCAGCACGCCGCCTGGCTTCAGTACGCGAGCGAACTCCGGGTAGACGGGAAAGCCGAACATGCACAGCACGAGATCCAGCGTGCCGGACTGCACCGGCAGGTTGGCGTTGCTGCCCACCACCCAGCTGGCTTGCTGCCCCGCCTGCTTACCTTGCTTGGCGGCGGCGAGCACCGCCCACTTGGAGATATCCACACCCAGTTGCGCCAGGGTTTGCCCATCACCTGTCGTTTCGCCTGCTTCCTCACCCCAGGCCTTGGCCAGCTCGCGCAGGTAGTAGCCTTCACCGCAGCCAGCATCCAGGCAGCTTAAAGCGGTATCGGCACTGGCATCACCTGGTACATCGTTTGCCAAGTGGCTCAGCGCGGCCTGGCTGACAGCCTCGGCGATCGGCCGGTAGTGGCCGGCATTCAGGAAGCGCTGACGCGCCGCCACCATCTCCTTGCTGTCGCCGGGATCGTGCGAGCGCTTCTTCTGCACCGGCAACAGGTGCACGTAGCCCTGCTTTGCGATATCGAAACTGTGGCCGACGCCACAGCGCCAGGTGCTGCCGCTCTTGTGCAGCACGTCGCCGTCCAGCGGGCAGGCCAGCGCCTGAAAGGGGATCGTGCTCATGTCTTGCCTCACCGTCTGATGATGAATGCCTTACGCAAAGAACCTGCCACGCGGGCGAATTCTCGTTGACCAGCCACGAATGATGGCACATGACCTTCATTAGAGGCGGGAGAAACACAAAAAAGCCTGCCGCTGGGGCAGGCTTGATGAATTGGCTGGTGGGTCTCAGCGCCGCTCACTGGCCTGGTTGATGACCTGCTTCTGGCGAGCAATGGCATTGCTGATGACCTTAGCGTGGAGCGTCTTCTTCTGCTCAGCGCTAGCCTGGCGCTGGAAATGCGTCAAAGGCGTTGATTTTACGGTCTTTCCTTTCATAGTCAGCCCTCGGCTGCAAATAGCTGGTCCAACTGCTCATGAGCGTAGCGTTCGGGCAAGCAGTCCTCAATGGACTGAACGTCCGACAGCCACTCCTCGCTGGAGCCATCGTTGTTCTTGATGATGATATCCACCGTAAGCTGGTCGCCGAACCCCTCTTTGAGCTGGGTGACTACATCGCGCACATCCAGAAACTGGCTGATGAAGCTCTGCAAAGGGATGTTGCGTCCCTCGACCTCCTCGCGACTCTTCACGAACTCCCAGGCCAAGGCGGGGTCTTGATAGACATAAAAAATCTGCACGGCTCGCCCTCGTCTCAAGGACCGTTGCACATTCTTTCTGGCGATCTCCTACCTCGACAGCGTGCCATCCAGAATGAAGGATTGCCGCTGATTCAGCATCAGGTCATGGATCTTGTCGACGACGATGGATACGGCGCGCTGAAACAGCCAAGAGTTGTTGCCCGTATACCCCGGGAAGTGATCTCGCAAATCATCAGGATCGATTCACAGAATACTGCCGAAGCCTCCGTACCTTTCCGACTTGAGATCGTCAAGCGCGGCGACATACTCCTTGGAAATCTCGGTCTTGCCTGCCCCCGGCTAGTCCGCCATAAAGATCGATAAGGGTTCATCTTCAGGATGGGAAGTCTTCTTTACTGGTCAGTGACTTGGCAATTCGCATCTTGTGCTTTCTGGCAAAGGCCAAGGCGTCATCAGCGATTCCCTCGTCATCGAGCATGCACCTACTCCTCATAAAAGCAATCGGGCCACCCATCTAGGGTGGCCCGATCAAGGTTAGCGCCGTTGGCCTACCTCAGTCATCACTCCCACTCGATCGTCGCGGGCGGCTTGCTGCTCTCGGCGTAGGTGACGCGGGAGACGCCTTCCAGCTCGTTGATGATGCGGTTGGAGACTTTCTCCAGCAGCTCATACGGCAGGTGCGCCCAACGGGCGGTCATGAAGTCGATGGTCTCGTCGGCGCGCAGGGCCGATCACCCACTCGTAGCGGCGGCCGTCAACGACCACACCCACGGACTTGAGCAATGCCGTGGCGGCGGGGTCTAGGTCCCAGTACCATGGCGAAAATATGCGCACCTGCCCCCGGGCAACGGCCTGCTCGCCGGACTCGAACAGAATCGGCTCGAGACCCGCTGCCAGCAGATTGACCGCATTACTCAGCCCTATCATGCCTAGCCCGA
Above is a window of Halomonas sp. I5-271120 DNA encoding:
- a CDS encoding zeta toxin family protein gives rise to the protein MRDHFPGYTGNNSWLFQRAVSIVVDKIHDLMLNQRQSFILDGTLSR
- a CDS encoding zeta toxin family protein produces the protein MQIFYVYQDPALAWEFVKSREEVEGRNIPLQSFISQFLDVRDVVTQLKEGFGDQLTVDIIIKNNDGSSEEWLSDVQSIEDCLPERYAHEQLDQLFAAEG
- a CDS encoding putative RNA methyltransferase, encoding MSTIPFQALACPLDGDVLHKSGSTWRCGVGHSFDIAKQGYVHLLPVQKKRSHDPGDSKEMVAARQRFLNAGHYRPIAEAVSQAALSHLANDVPGDASADTALSCLDAGCGEGYYLRELAKAWGEEAGETTGDGQTLAQLGVDISKWAVLAAAKQGKQAGQQASWVVGSNANLPVQSGTLDLVLCMFGFPVYPEFARVLKPGGVLLMVEAGPDHLRELREVIYPSLKPESAEEPQAPEGFTPLATESIRYSLELESVDAIADLLAMTPHLYRTSAEGREKAAALESLTVTVDVRLSRLGRDSPKADSPKADSPEAS